The Microcebus murinus isolate Inina chromosome 4, M.murinus_Inina_mat1.0, whole genome shotgun sequence genome has a segment encoding these proteins:
- the LOC142870507 gene encoding putative olfactory receptor 10D4 yields the protein MRNLTVVTEFILLGIPETEGLETALSFLFSSLYLCTLLGNVLILTTIISSSRLHVPMYFFLGNLSIFDLGFSSTTAPEMLFYLSGNSHTISYAGCVSQLFFYHFLGCTECFLYTVMACDRFVAICFPLRYTVIMNHRVCSILATGTWMGGCVHAIVLTSLTFQLPYCGSNKVGYYFCDIPAVLPLACEDTSLVQRVSLTNVGLLSLICLFLILFSYTCIGISISKIRSAEGRQRAFSTCSAHITAVLCAYGPVIIIYLQPNPSPLLGAIVQILNNLVTPTLNPLIYSLRNKDVKSALKNVFSKRSFTLKNK from the coding sequence atgagaaatctcACAGTGGTGACTGAGTTCATCCTGCTGGGAATCCCTGAGACAGAGGGCCTAGAGACGGCCCTTTCGTTCCTGTTCTCCTCGTTGTATTTATGCACACTCTTGGGAAATGTGCTCATCCTTACAACTATCATCTCCTCCTCTCGGCTTCACGTGCCCATGTATTTTTTCTTAGGAAACCTCTCCATCTTTGATCTGGGTTTCTCTTCGACAACTGCTCCTGAGATGCTCTTCTACCTTTCGGGGAACAGCCACACCATCTCGTACGCAGGCTGCGTGTCCCAGCTCTTCTTCTACCATTTCCTGGGCTGTACTGAGTGTTTCCTCTACACGGTGATGGCCTGCGACCGCTTTGTTGCCATATGTTTTCCTTTGAGATACACGGTCATCATGAACCACAGGGTGTGCTCCATCTTGGCCACGGGGACCTGGATGGGTGGCTGTGTCCACGCCATTGTCCTAACCTCCCTCACCTTCCAGTTACCCTACTGTGGCTCGAACAAGGTGGGCTATTACTTCTGTGATATCCCTGCAGTGTTACCTCTGGCCTGTGAGGACACGTCTTTAGTGCAGAGGGTAAGTTTAACAAATGTTGGTCTTTTGTCCCTCATTTGcttgtttctcattcttttttcctacACTTGCATTGGGATCTCCATATCAAAAATTCGCTCAGCAGAGGGCAGGCAACgagccttctccacctgcagtGCTCACATCACTGCAGTTCTTTGTGCTTATGGGCCAGTGATCATCATCTACCTACAACCCAATCCCAGTCCCTTGCTTGGTGCTATAGTTCAGATATTGAATAATCTTGTAACCCCAACGTTGAACCCACTGATCTATAGCCTGAGGAATAAGGATGTAAAATCAGCCCTGAAGAATGTGTTTTCCAAGAGAAGCTtcactctgaaaaataaatga